The Pseudomonas allokribbensis genome has a window encoding:
- a CDS encoding alpha/beta fold hydrolase codes for MSTFTTQDGTEIYFKDWGSGKPVLFSHGWPLDADMWEYQMEYLSSRGYRTIAFDRRGFGRSEQPWTGYDYDTFADDIAQLIEHLDLRDVTLVGFSMGGGDVSRYIARHGSERVAGLVLLGAVTPLFGKKPDFAEGVDKSVFDGIKAGLLKDRAQFIADFNAPFYGTNQGQNVSEGVLTQTLNIALLASLKGTVDCVTAFSETDFRPDMAKIDVPTLVIHGDGDQIVPFETTGKRAAAQIKGAELKVYAGAPHGFAVTHAQQLNEDLLAFLDR; via the coding sequence ATGAGCACGTTCACGACTCAAGACGGCACCGAAATCTATTTCAAGGACTGGGGCAGCGGCAAGCCCGTGCTGTTCAGCCACGGTTGGCCGCTGGATGCCGACATGTGGGAATACCAGATGGAATACCTGAGCAGCCGCGGCTACCGCACCATCGCGTTCGACCGTCGCGGTTTCGGTCGTTCCGAGCAGCCATGGACCGGCTATGACTACGACACCTTCGCCGACGACATCGCGCAGTTGATCGAACACTTGGATCTGCGTGACGTGACCCTGGTCGGGTTCTCCATGGGCGGCGGCGATGTCAGCCGCTACATTGCGCGCCATGGCAGCGAGCGCGTTGCCGGGCTGGTGTTGCTGGGCGCGGTGACGCCGCTGTTCGGCAAGAAACCGGACTTCGCCGAAGGTGTCGACAAGTCGGTGTTCGACGGGATCAAGGCCGGCCTGCTGAAGGACCGCGCGCAGTTCATTGCTGACTTCAACGCCCCGTTCTATGGCACCAATCAGGGTCAGAACGTCTCCGAGGGCGTGCTGACGCAAACCCTGAACATCGCCCTGCTCGCCTCGCTCAAAGGCACCGTGGATTGCGTCACGGCGTTCTCGGAAACCGACTTCCGCCCGGACATGGCGAAAATCGATGTGCCGACGCTGGTGATTCACGGCGACGGTGATCAGATCGTGCCATTCGAAACCACCGGCAAACGGGCCGCTGCACAGATCAAGGGCGCTGAGCTGAAAGTCTACGCAGGCGCGCCACACGGCTTTGCGGTCACCCATGCGCAGCAATTGAATGAAGACCTGCTGGCGTTTCTCGACCGCTGA
- a CDS encoding winged helix-turn-helix transcriptional regulator: MKRKSLAGNACPIARTLDLIGDWWSLLIIRDALDGICRFGDFEKSLDIAKNMLSVRLKGLVERDILRMVPASDGSAYKEYVLTEKGRALQTVIVALSQWGGEHLYAPGEPGSVMVDAQKGQPIRKLELLSADGRVLSPEDVATKLAVEH, encoded by the coding sequence ATGAAGCGCAAAAGCCTTGCCGGCAATGCCTGCCCGATCGCCCGGACACTGGACCTGATCGGCGACTGGTGGTCGTTGCTGATCATCCGCGATGCGCTGGATGGCATTTGTCGTTTCGGCGACTTCGAGAAGAGCCTGGATATTGCCAAGAACATGTTGAGTGTCCGGCTCAAAGGGCTGGTGGAGCGCGACATCCTGCGCATGGTGCCGGCGTCCGATGGCAGCGCCTACAAGGAGTACGTGCTGACGGAAAAGGGCCGTGCCCTGCAAACCGTGATCGTTGCGCTGTCGCAGTGGGGCGGGGAACACCTGTACGCGCCTGGCGAACCGGGGTCGGTGATGGTCGATGCGCAGAAAGGGCAGCCGATCCGCAAGCTTGAGTTGCTGTCAGCCGATGGTCGGGTGCTGTCGCCGGAGGATGTGGCGACGAAACTGGCAGTTGAGCACTGA